A genome region from Bradyrhizobium commune includes the following:
- a CDS encoding TonB-dependent receptor yields the protein MGMARAPQSLRSTAARTSLVNNFDSATGKTVSAVASLVAVASVSSGAQAQQSNLPPVTVDAPVERPRPVASKPTPEQVRARNALRRAAQQRQQAAQAPVVDANAPAADRNPYADPAAPYKVDHMQASGKFPEKLVDTPRSVTVLSKEVLEDKNATSLKQAILSTAGVTLGTGEGGNAFGDRFFIRGFDARNDIFIDGVRDAGVSVRENFFTEQVEILRGPASSFAGRGTAGGAINIVTKQATTEKSFYNMDTTFGTDMTKRVTLDVNQVINPTLAIRAGGLFQDADVAGRDRIKDNRDGAFVATTWTPTDAIKVTGNYIHTELTGIPDFGVPYYRPSTTSAAGGPFPDFGVKRDNFYGFVNRDFYRTGQDIGTINAEVQVTPDLLLTNKIRDSRSTQNYIGTLPESPVITSNSPALWTLSANPQSRYQATDVFANQTEATYKFNDGAGFRHTLLAGIEYDNERSSIDSYTGLGSEITTGTTSFTGTGSLPGVSVYWPQFNDIPFPIPGGLTGRPTKIGIETVSGYVVDSANYRDLVILNGGFRYDDYSIKTSGYSAAGAFGQQSAQFLVPDFNLGLTLKPLPNGSVYVAYATSANPVGSEFDGTSTAYGGINPTLAGGNTQIFGPEKNKSIELGTKWELFDRHLLLTAALFQTTKDNAREAQNVGSVSAAGALGCTYAPVAPATTVSCITAGAAYRVRGIDLGVGGKITDKWSVTGGLVLMQSEVTKSMAPPANTTLYASNVGLPLANIAHQSFSMLTKYQLTDMWELGGQAVYRSKIYGGTLLAANQGTSIPSYWRFDAFAEAKIDKHWTAKLFVNNIFDKRYYDALYQSAAPFVLEAPGRAAYLVLSARY from the coding sequence ATGGGCATGGCACGGGCACCGCAGTCGTTGCGTTCGACCGCGGCACGGACATCATTGGTCAACAATTTCGACTCGGCAACCGGCAAGACTGTTTCTGCCGTCGCAAGCCTTGTTGCCGTCGCATCAGTCTCGAGCGGCGCGCAGGCGCAGCAGTCGAACCTGCCACCGGTGACGGTCGATGCGCCGGTCGAACGGCCGCGGCCCGTGGCCTCGAAGCCCACGCCCGAACAGGTCCGCGCCCGCAACGCGTTGCGCCGGGCGGCGCAGCAGCGCCAGCAGGCCGCGCAGGCCCCGGTCGTCGACGCGAACGCGCCGGCCGCGGACCGCAATCCCTATGCGGATCCGGCTGCGCCGTACAAGGTCGACCACATGCAGGCGTCCGGAAAATTCCCGGAAAAGCTGGTTGATACGCCGAGGTCGGTGACGGTGCTGTCGAAAGAGGTGCTCGAAGACAAGAACGCCACGTCGTTGAAACAGGCGATCCTCAGCACCGCCGGCGTCACCTTGGGCACAGGCGAGGGCGGCAACGCCTTCGGCGACCGCTTCTTCATTCGCGGCTTCGATGCGCGTAACGACATCTTCATCGACGGTGTTCGCGACGCCGGCGTCAGCGTGCGCGAAAACTTCTTCACCGAGCAGGTCGAGATCCTGCGCGGCCCGGCCTCGTCGTTTGCCGGCCGCGGCACCGCCGGCGGCGCGATCAACATCGTGACCAAGCAGGCGACGACGGAGAAGAGCTTCTACAACATGGACACCACGTTTGGCACCGACATGACCAAGCGGGTGACCCTGGATGTTAATCAGGTCATCAATCCGACGCTCGCAATACGTGCAGGCGGCCTCTTCCAGGATGCGGACGTCGCGGGCCGAGACCGGATCAAGGACAATCGCGATGGCGCCTTTGTGGCTACCACCTGGACGCCGACCGACGCGATCAAGGTTACGGGCAACTACATCCACACGGAATTGACCGGCATCCCTGATTTCGGCGTGCCCTACTACCGGCCGAGCACCACAAGCGCCGCCGGCGGGCCGTTCCCCGACTTCGGCGTCAAGCGCGACAATTTCTACGGCTTCGTCAATCGCGACTTTTACAGGACCGGCCAGGACATCGGCACGATCAATGCGGAAGTCCAGGTCACGCCAGATCTGTTGCTCACCAACAAGATCCGGGACTCGCGCTCGACGCAGAACTACATCGGCACGCTGCCGGAATCGCCGGTCATCACCAGCAACAGTCCGGCATTGTGGACCCTGTCGGCCAATCCGCAGAGCCGGTATCAGGCCACAGACGTTTTCGCCAATCAGACGGAAGCGACGTATAAGTTCAACGACGGTGCCGGCTTCCGTCATACGTTGCTTGCGGGCATCGAATACGACAACGAGCGATCGTCGATCGATAGCTATACAGGCCTTGGCTCCGAGATCACCACGGGCACGACAAGTTTTACCGGCACCGGTTCATTGCCGGGCGTTAGCGTCTACTGGCCGCAATTCAATGACATTCCATTCCCGATACCGGGAGGTCTTACAGGCAGGCCGACCAAGATCGGAATTGAGACCGTCAGCGGCTATGTGGTGGACAGTGCCAACTACCGCGACCTCGTGATTCTCAACGGCGGCTTCCGGTACGACGACTACAGCATCAAGACGTCTGGCTATTCAGCGGCCGGAGCGTTCGGCCAGCAGTCGGCGCAGTTCCTTGTTCCGGACTTCAATCTCGGCCTCACCCTGAAGCCGTTGCCGAACGGCAGCGTCTATGTGGCCTATGCGACATCCGCCAACCCTGTTGGCTCGGAGTTCGACGGCACCAGCACGGCCTATGGCGGCATCAATCCGACCCTGGCCGGCGGCAATACCCAGATCTTCGGGCCCGAGAAGAACAAGTCGATCGAACTCGGCACCAAGTGGGAATTGTTCGACCGCCATCTGCTCCTGACCGCCGCGCTGTTCCAGACCACGAAGGACAATGCGCGAGAGGCGCAGAATGTCGGCAGTGTGAGCGCGGCTGGCGCGCTTGGTTGCACGTATGCTCCCGTGGCTCCGGCGACGACCGTCTCGTGCATTACTGCCGGCGCGGCCTATCGTGTCCGCGGCATCGACCTCGGCGTGGGTGGCAAGATCACCGACAAGTGGAGTGTGACCGGCGGTCTCGTGCTGATGCAGTCGGAGGTCACGAAGTCGATGGCGCCGCCGGCCAACACGACACTGTACGCGTCGAACGTCGGGTTGCCCCTCGCGAACATTGCACATCAGTCGTTCAGCATGCTGACCAAGTACCAGCTCACCGACATGTGGGAGCTGGGCGGGCAGGCGGTGTACCGCTCCAAGATCTACGGCGGCACCTTGCTTGCGGCAAACCAGGGCACGTCGATTCCGAGCTACTGGCGTTTCGACGCCTTTGCTGAGGCGAAGATCGACAAGCATTGGACCGCGAAGTTGTTCGTGAACAACATCTTCGACAAACGCTATTACGACGCGCTGTACCAGAGCGCGGCACCGTTCGTGCTCGAGGCACCGGGACGCGCCGCTTATCTGGTTCTTTCCGCGCGCTACTGA
- a CDS encoding TonB-dependent receptor, with protein MGLAVAPRSLRSIAARNSIEEKLDGNSGKAVSAVAGLIAVASVSSGAQAQQSNLPPVTVDAPVERPRPAASKPTAEQIRARNALRRAAQRQQAQQQAAAAVAPSPAGAVDRNPYADPAAPYKVDHVQASGKFPEPMLNTPKTITVLSKEVLEDKNATTLKEIGRSTAGVTLGSGEGGNAFGDRFFIRGFDARNDVFIDGIRDPAVSIRENFFTEQIEILRGPASSYAGRGTAGGAINIVTKQAGDVNFKRMDTEFGTDMTKRVTLDVNQVVDPTFSVRTGGLFQDANVAGRNYVTDDRWGTFLSTKYTPTNDIKITTNYVHTDLSGLPDFGVPYYKQGNVPVTSAGIPRGTWYGFLNRDFQTARQDFGTATTEYKVNEAITLSSKVRGEHSLLNYIGTLPQNPVTTNVNPLLWTTTASAQSRYQTVDVWANQNEATFKLDTGGVKHTAVFGVEYTNEDISIDRYSGLASELAGSGFTSNGAISGVNLYSPQYTYVSGFGTPSLTGNPTRYGVNTSSVYVMDTANWQDTIIVNGGVRYDGYNMSSSTNTAYLKMNSDLVNYNVGLVYKPMSIGSIYAAYATSANPFGSELDATGTDYGGVPANTTVLLGPERNKAAEVGTKWELADRHLLVSTALFQTTKDNARETNAAGLLTSGAAYRIQGIDIEAEGKITERWSIFGGLVLMQSKVTQSNIASNLGLQLANVAHQSFSMLTKYKLDGDWEVGGQAVYRSKVYGGTFAANTGNELPSYWRFDAFVEKKIDKNWTMKFYAQNLTNKLYYDTLYRSAVPFVAVAPGRAFYLITTAKF; from the coding sequence ATGGGGCTGGCAGTAGCTCCGCGATCGTTGCGTTCGATCGCGGCAAGAAATTCAATTGAAGAAAAGCTCGATGGAAATTCCGGCAAGGCGGTTTCGGCCGTCGCCGGCCTGATCGCGGTGGCATCGGTGTCGAGCGGAGCGCAGGCGCAGCAGTCGAACCTGCCGCCGGTGACGGTGGATGCGCCGGTCGAGCGCCCGCGCCCCGCAGCATCAAAGCCCACGGCCGAGCAGATCCGCGCACGCAACGCGCTTCGCCGCGCCGCGCAGCGCCAGCAGGCGCAGCAGCAGGCCGCCGCCGCCGTCGCACCTAGCCCGGCCGGCGCCGTCGACCGCAATCCCTATGCCGATCCGGCAGCGCCCTACAAGGTCGATCACGTCCAGGCCTCGGGCAAGTTTCCCGAGCCGATGCTGAACACGCCGAAGACCATCACGGTGCTCAGCAAGGAAGTGCTGGAAGACAAGAACGCCACGACGCTGAAGGAGATCGGCCGCTCGACCGCCGGCGTGACGCTGGGATCGGGCGAGGGCGGCAACGCCTTCGGCGATCGCTTCTTCATCCGCGGCTTCGACGCCCGCAACGATGTCTTCATCGATGGCATCCGCGATCCCGCCGTGTCGATCCGCGAGAACTTCTTCACCGAGCAGATCGAGATCCTGCGCGGACCGGCATCGTCCTACGCCGGTCGTGGCACCGCCGGCGGCGCCATCAACATCGTCACCAAGCAGGCCGGCGACGTCAACTTCAAGCGGATGGATACCGAGTTCGGCACCGACATGACCAAGCGCGTCACACTCGACGTCAACCAGGTCGTGGATCCGACCTTCTCGGTGCGCACCGGTGGCCTGTTCCAGGATGCCAACGTCGCCGGCCGCAACTACGTGACCGACGATCGCTGGGGCACCTTCCTCTCGACCAAATACACCCCGACCAACGACATCAAGATCACGACGAACTATGTCCATACCGATCTGAGCGGCCTGCCGGATTTCGGCGTGCCCTATTACAAGCAGGGCAACGTGCCGGTGACCTCGGCCGGCATTCCGCGCGGGACCTGGTACGGCTTCCTCAACCGCGACTTCCAGACCGCACGGCAGGACTTCGGCACGGCCACGACCGAGTACAAGGTCAACGAAGCGATCACGCTGAGCAGCAAGGTGCGCGGCGAGCATTCGCTGCTCAACTACATCGGCACGTTGCCGCAGAATCCGGTCACGACCAACGTCAATCCGCTGCTCTGGACCACGACGGCGAGCGCGCAGAGCCGTTACCAGACCGTGGACGTGTGGGCCAACCAGAACGAGGCGACGTTCAAGCTCGACACCGGCGGGGTCAAGCACACCGCGGTGTTCGGTGTCGAATACACCAACGAGGACATCTCGATCGACCGCTATTCGGGTCTCGCATCGGAGCTGGCCGGCTCCGGCTTCACGAGCAACGGAGCCATCTCGGGCGTCAATCTTTATTCCCCTCAGTACACTTATGTCTCCGGCTTCGGCACGCCGTCGCTGACGGGCAATCCGACGCGCTATGGCGTCAACACCAGCAGTGTCTACGTCATGGACACCGCGAACTGGCAAGACACCATCATCGTCAATGGCGGCGTGCGTTACGACGGCTACAACATGAGCTCGTCGACCAACACGGCCTATCTGAAAATGAATTCCGATCTGGTCAACTACAATGTCGGCCTGGTCTACAAGCCGATGTCGATCGGCAGCATCTACGCGGCCTATGCGACCTCGGCTAATCCGTTCGGCTCGGAGCTCGACGCGACCGGCACCGACTACGGCGGCGTTCCCGCCAACACGACCGTTCTGCTTGGGCCTGAGCGGAACAAGGCGGCTGAGGTCGGCACCAAATGGGAGCTTGCGGATCGCCACCTGCTGGTTTCGACGGCGTTGTTCCAGACCACGAAGGACAACGCGCGCGAGACCAATGCTGCGGGCCTGCTCACCTCGGGCGCGGCCTACCGCATCCAGGGCATCGACATCGAGGCCGAGGGCAAGATCACCGAGCGCTGGAGCATCTTCGGCGGTCTGGTGCTGATGCAATCGAAGGTTACGCAGAGCAACATCGCTTCCAATCTCGGCCTGCAGCTTGCCAATGTCGCGCACCAGTCGTTCAGCATGCTGACCAAGTACAAGCTCGACGGCGATTGGGAAGTCGGCGGGCAGGCGGTGTACCGCTCGAAGGTCTATGGCGGCACGTTCGCGGCCAATACCGGCAACGAGCTGCCGAGCTATTGGCGCTTCGATGCGTTCGTCGAGAAGAAGATCGACAAGAACTGGACCATGAAGTTCTACGCGCAGAACCTCACCAACAAGCTCTACTACGACACGCTCTATCGCAGCGCCGTGCCGTTCGTGGCGGTCGCGCCCGGACGGGCATTCTATCTGATCACGACGGCCAAATTCTGA
- a CDS encoding efflux RND transporter periplasmic adaptor subunit: MKKSRPILWIVIIAAVAGGGYYGWQRFSAPEAGKAQTAQKGPPRAPAVPVSISPVQKADFPVYLTGLGTVQGFNTVQVRTRVDGQIDKIAFTEGQIVNQGDLLVEIDPRPFQAALDQAKAKKAQDEANLANANLDLQRYTKLGEFATRQQTDTQRSTVAQLTAQIAADEAAIANAQTQLDYTQVKAPITGVAGLRQVDIGNIVNASTQTGIVTIAQVEPITVIFTAPEDQLPYVSEGQKAGALKVIAFTTDGKKTLAEGKLAVINNQVDTTSGTIRLKAVFDNKEHTLWPGQSVSTRLLVRTLKDAIVVPDDAVQHSTNGLYAYTVGADNKAEVRKIKVSYSIDGRSVVDEGLSPGQQVITGGQYKVQPGSLVSTAVASSDPVQKNKVQQE, translated from the coding sequence ATGAAAAAGTCACGGCCGATCCTGTGGATTGTCATCATCGCAGCTGTGGCCGGTGGCGGCTATTACGGCTGGCAGCGATTCTCCGCGCCTGAGGCCGGAAAAGCCCAAACCGCTCAGAAGGGTCCGCCGCGGGCCCCCGCTGTGCCCGTGAGCATCTCGCCGGTCCAGAAGGCCGACTTTCCGGTCTACCTGACCGGTCTCGGCACGGTTCAGGGCTTCAACACCGTACAAGTCCGGACCCGGGTGGACGGCCAGATCGACAAGATCGCCTTCACCGAAGGCCAGATCGTCAATCAAGGCGATCTCCTGGTCGAGATCGATCCTCGCCCGTTCCAGGCCGCCCTCGATCAGGCCAAGGCCAAGAAGGCGCAGGACGAGGCCAATCTCGCCAACGCCAATCTCGATCTTCAGCGTTATACCAAGCTCGGCGAATTCGCGACGCGGCAGCAGACCGATACCCAGCGCTCGACCGTCGCCCAGCTCACCGCCCAGATCGCGGCCGACGAAGCCGCGATCGCCAACGCCCAGACCCAGCTCGATTACACTCAGGTCAAGGCGCCGATCACCGGCGTCGCTGGCCTGCGCCAGGTCGACATCGGTAACATCGTCAACGCCTCGACCCAGACCGGCATCGTCACCATCGCTCAGGTCGAGCCGATCACCGTGATCTTCACGGCGCCGGAAGACCAGCTGCCCTATGTCAGCGAGGGCCAAAAGGCCGGCGCGCTGAAGGTGATCGCCTTCACCACCGACGGCAAGAAGACGCTGGCCGAGGGCAAGCTCGCGGTCATCAACAACCAGGTCGATACGACCAGCGGGACTATTCGGCTCAAGGCGGTGTTCGACAACAAGGAACACACGCTGTGGCCGGGACAGTCGGTCTCGACACGCCTTTTGGTACGGACCCTGAAGGATGCGATCGTCGTTCCCGATGACGCGGTCCAGCATTCGACCAACGGCCTCTACGCCTATACCGTCGGCGCAGATAACAAGGCTGAGGTTCGCAAGATCAAAGTGAGCTATTCTATCGATGGACGTTCGGTTGTCGACGAGGGGCTCAGCCCCGGTCAGCAAGTGATCACCGGCGGTCAATACAAGGTGCAGCCAGGAAGCCTCGTCTCGACGGCCGTGGCGAGTTCGGATCCGGTGCAGAAAAACAAGGTTCAGCAGGAATGA
- a CDS encoding efflux RND transporter permease subunit has translation MTEGGISAPFIRYPIGTSLLMAGILFVGLVAYPLLPVAPLPQVDFPTIQITANLPGGSPETMASSVAQPLERQFAQIPGIAQMTSTSYLGTASITIQFDLNRSIDGAANDVQGAINAASGQLPKNLPSPPTYRKVNPADSPILLLSATSDTLPLTTVSDSIDAQLAQQISQISGVAQVFIGGQQKPSVRVQIDPAKLVAKGLSLEDVRSAIAITTVDSPKGNIDGEKRAYTIYANDQLLQSKDWNDVIIAYRNGGPLRIKDIGQAVTGPEDAKQAAWANGKRGVFLVVFKQPGANVIETVDRIKATLPRLVAAIPPAVKIEVISDRTTTIRAAVEDVQFTLLLTIALVVMVIFVFLRSFWATMIPTITVPLALLGACALMWVFGYSLDNLSLMALTIAVGFVVDDAIVMLENITRYIEEGEKPLAAAFRGSKEIGFTIVSISISLVAVLIPLLLMGGIIGRLFREFAVVLAMTIFVSMFVSLTLTPMMASRFLRSHSEVTHGKFYQWSESAFDAMLRGYEYVLDHAMAWRRTTLVIFFATLALSVYLFILIPKGFFPQQDVGLITATSEASQDISFAEMQRRQVELGKIVIDDHDVASVAMNIGGSGRAGNNGNMFITLKPRNERDASAQQIIARLRPKLEKVSGARLYMQAAQDVRLGGRPTRTQFEFTLQDADLGELNSWAPKILAKMQTLPELRDVATDQQTQGTTVQLKINRDTASRYGIQPQLIDDTLYDAFGQRQVAQYFTQLNSYHVILEILPEMQGNLDSLNKLYLKSPLTGDQVPLSTFATWTTDPVRSLSISHQGQFPAITISFNLAQGVALGQATESVQKAMADLGAPATLNSSFQGTAQAFQQSLGTVPLLILAALVVVYLILGILYESYIHPITILSTLPSAGVGALAILMAAGFEFSLIALIGVILLIGIVKKNGIMMVDFAIAAERDGKTPEESIRQAALLRFRPIMMTTMAALLGGVPLMLGHGTGAEIRQPLGYAMVGGLIVSQALTLFTTPVVYLYLDKFSNLFKSHPAVDEGHEAAERGTVKEAAE, from the coding sequence ATGACCGAGGGCGGGATTTCGGCACCTTTCATCCGTTATCCCATCGGCACCTCGCTGCTGATGGCCGGCATTCTCTTTGTCGGTCTCGTCGCCTATCCCCTGCTGCCGGTCGCGCCGCTGCCGCAGGTGGACTTCCCGACCATCCAGATCACGGCCAACCTGCCGGGCGGTAGCCCGGAGACGATGGCCTCCTCCGTCGCGCAGCCGCTGGAGCGCCAGTTCGCCCAGATTCCCGGCATCGCGCAGATGACCTCGACGAGCTATCTGGGCACCGCGTCGATCACCATCCAGTTCGACCTCAACCGCAGCATCGACGGTGCGGCGAACGACGTGCAGGGCGCCATCAACGCCGCCAGCGGCCAGTTGCCGAAGAACCTGCCGTCGCCGCCGACCTATCGCAAGGTCAACCCGGCAGACTCGCCGATCCTGCTGCTGTCGGCGACATCGGACACGCTGCCGCTGACCACAGTCAGCGATTCGATCGACGCCCAGCTGGCCCAGCAGATCAGCCAGATCTCCGGCGTGGCGCAAGTGTTCATCGGCGGCCAGCAGAAACCCTCGGTCCGCGTCCAGATCGACCCGGCGAAACTCGTCGCCAAGGGCCTGTCGCTGGAAGACGTGCGCAGCGCGATCGCCATCACCACAGTCGACAGCCCGAAGGGCAATATCGACGGCGAGAAGCGTGCCTATACGATCTACGCCAACGACCAGTTGCTCCAGTCCAAGGACTGGAACGACGTCATCATCGCCTACCGCAACGGCGGCCCCTTGCGGATCAAGGACATCGGCCAGGCCGTGACCGGCCCCGAGGACGCCAAGCAGGCAGCCTGGGCCAACGGCAAACGCGGCGTGTTCCTGGTCGTGTTCAAGCAGCCGGGCGCGAACGTCATCGAGACCGTCGACCGGATCAAGGCGACGCTGCCTCGCCTCGTCGCGGCGATCCCACCCGCGGTCAAGATCGAAGTCATCAGCGACCGCACCACGACCATCCGCGCCGCGGTCGAGGACGTCCAGTTCACGCTGCTCCTGACCATCGCTCTCGTTGTTATGGTCATCTTCGTCTTCCTGCGCAGCTTCTGGGCCACCATGATTCCCACCATCACGGTTCCGCTCGCGCTGTTGGGCGCCTGCGCGCTGATGTGGGTATTCGGCTATTCGCTCGACAATTTGTCGCTGATGGCACTCACCATCGCGGTTGGCTTCGTCGTCGACGACGCCATCGTGATGCTCGAGAACATCACGCGCTACATCGAAGAAGGCGAAAAGCCGCTCGCCGCCGCGTTCAGAGGCTCCAAGGAAATCGGCTTCACAATCGTGTCGATCAGTATCTCGCTGGTCGCGGTGCTGATCCCGCTCTTGCTGATGGGCGGTATCATCGGACGCCTGTTCCGCGAATTCGCCGTTGTGCTGGCGATGACGATCTTCGTCTCGATGTTCGTGTCGCTGACACTGACGCCGATGATGGCCTCGCGCTTCCTGCGCTCGCACAGCGAAGTCACGCACGGCAAGTTCTATCAGTGGAGCGAGAGTGCGTTCGACGCGATGCTGCGCGGTTACGAATACGTGCTCGACCACGCCATGGCATGGCGGCGCACCACACTGGTGATCTTCTTTGCCACCCTTGCCCTGTCGGTCTATCTCTTCATCCTGATCCCGAAGGGCTTCTTTCCGCAGCAGGACGTCGGCTTGATCACCGCGACGTCGGAGGCCTCCCAGGACATCTCCTTCGCCGAGATGCAACGCCGTCAGGTCGAGCTCGGCAAGATCGTGATTGACGATCACGACGTCGCGTCGGTCGCGATGAACATCGGCGGCAGCGGCCGCGCCGGCAACAACGGCAACATGTTCATCACGCTGAAACCGCGCAACGAGCGCGACGCGTCCGCGCAGCAGATCATCGCGCGGCTGCGCCCCAAGCTCGAGAAGGTGTCCGGCGCCCGCCTCTATATGCAGGCCGCCCAGGACGTCCGCCTCGGCGGCCGTCCGACCCGCACGCAGTTCGAGTTCACCTTGCAGGACGCCGATCTCGGCGAACTCAATTCCTGGGCGCCGAAGATCCTCGCCAAGATGCAGACGCTGCCGGAGCTGCGCGACGTCGCCACCGACCAGCAGACCCAGGGCACCACGGTCCAGCTCAAGATCAACCGCGACACGGCCTCGCGCTATGGCATCCAGCCGCAGCTGATCGACGATACGCTTTATGACGCCTTCGGCCAGCGCCAGGTCGCTCAGTATTTCACCCAGCTCAACAGCTATCACGTGATCCTGGAAATCCTGCCGGAAATGCAGGGCAACCTCGATTCGCTGAACAAGCTCTACCTGAAGTCGCCGCTGACCGGCGACCAGGTGCCGCTGTCGACCTTCGCGACCTGGACCACCGATCCGGTTCGGTCGCTCTCGATCAGCCACCAGGGCCAGTTCCCGGCGATCACGATCAGCTTCAACCTCGCCCAGGGTGTGGCGCTCGGCCAGGCGACGGAGTCGGTGCAGAAGGCGATGGCCGATCTCGGCGCGCCGGCAACGCTCAATTCGAGCTTCCAGGGCACCGCGCAAGCGTTCCAGCAATCGCTCGGCACCGTGCCGCTCCTGATCCTAGCGGCGCTTGTCGTAGTCTATCTGATCCTCGGCATCCTCTACGAGAGCTACATCCATCCGATTACGATTCTGTCGACCCTGCCCTCGGCCGGCGTCGGCGCGCTTGCGATCCTGATGGCAGCCGGCTTCGAGTTCAGCCTGATTGCCTTGATCGGCGTCATCCTGCTGATCGGCATCGTGAAGAAGAACGGCATCATGATGGTCGACTTCGCCATCGCCGCCGAACGCGACGGCAAGACGCCGGAAGAATCGATCCGCCAGGCCGCGCTCTTGCGCTTCCGCCCGATCATGATGACAACGATGGCCGCACTGCTCGGCGGCGTGCCGCTGATGCTCGGCCACGGCACCGGCGCCGAGATCCGTCAGCCGCTTGGCTACGCCATGGTCGGCGGCCTGATCGTCAGCCAGGCGCTGACGTTGTTCACCACGCCGGTCGTCTATCTCTATCTCGACAAGTTCTCGAACCTGTTCAAGAGCCATCCGGCCGTGGACGAAGGGCACGAGGCGGCCGAGCGCGGCACCGTCAAGGAAGCCGCCGAGTAG
- a CDS encoding invasion associated locus B family protein: MPMQSRLVALAAIVLLSTGAGYAQQGAKKNAAPPAPAAQPAPAPTQPQADSAGAQQPGWIARCTSASRDAPLECAIEQNAVLTKTGQTIVLINIRIAPDTRTPVALLQLPLGLNLPVGAKLQVDEGKTVDLQIQTCENRGCYASTPIAPDLLASLKSGKQLKVSFQNMAKETIAIPMPLNDFAAAYDKIK; the protein is encoded by the coding sequence ATGCCCATGCAATCCAGACTTGTCGCCCTCGCCGCCATCGTCCTGTTGTCGACGGGCGCCGGGTATGCCCAGCAGGGCGCCAAGAAAAACGCAGCTCCGCCGGCCCCGGCCGCACAGCCCGCGCCTGCGCCGACACAGCCGCAGGCCGATAGTGCAGGCGCGCAGCAACCCGGCTGGATCGCGCGCTGCACAAGCGCCAGTCGCGACGCCCCGCTCGAATGCGCGATCGAGCAGAACGCGGTCCTGACCAAGACCGGCCAGACCATCGTCCTGATCAATATCCGCATCGCGCCCGACACCCGCACACCGGTGGCGCTGCTGCAGCTGCCGCTCGGCCTCAATCTGCCGGTCGGCGCCAAGCTTCAGGTCGACGAAGGCAAGACAGTCGACCTCCAGATCCAGACCTGCGAGAACCGCGGCTGCTACGCGTCGACACCGATCGCGCCGGACCTGCTGGCGAGCCTGAAGTCGGGCAAGCAATTGAAGGTCTCGTTCCAGAACATGGCTAAGGAGACGATCGCGATCCCGATGCCGCTGAACGACTTTGCCGCGGCCTACGACAAGATCAAGTAG
- a CDS encoding ABC transporter ATP-binding protein, with translation MSGPLLRIEHLEVRYGDLIGVSDVSLEVPEGSVVALLGSNGGGKTTTLNAIAGLIPVHSGSISFRGEEIAGGKAFAIVRKGLALSPEGWRLFVQQSVENNLMLGATPLHDKSRQATLLERVYEIFPRLKERRNQRAGTMSGGERQMLAVGRALMSDPKLLMLDEPSLGLAPAVVESMYETFGRLHREGLTILLAEQSIELALEVSDFATVLQVGKSVLSGTAAALAEDPQVQKAYLGVG, from the coding sequence ATGAGCGGGCCCTTGCTGCGGATCGAGCATCTCGAGGTGCGCTATGGCGACCTGATCGGCGTGTCCGACGTCTCGCTGGAGGTGCCCGAAGGCAGCGTGGTCGCACTGCTCGGGTCCAACGGCGGCGGTAAAACCACGACCTTGAACGCGATCGCAGGCCTCATTCCTGTGCACTCCGGATCGATCAGCTTTCGCGGCGAGGAGATCGCCGGCGGGAAGGCGTTTGCGATCGTGCGCAAGGGTCTGGCGCTGTCGCCGGAGGGCTGGCGGCTGTTCGTGCAGCAGAGCGTCGAGAACAACCTCATGCTCGGTGCAACCCCGCTGCACGACAAGTCGCGCCAGGCCACGCTGCTCGAGCGCGTCTACGAGATTTTTCCGCGCCTGAAGGAGCGCCGCAACCAGCGCGCCGGCACCATGTCCGGTGGCGAGCGGCAGATGCTTGCGGTCGGCCGCGCGCTGATGAGCGACCCGAAGCTCTTGATGCTGGACGAACCGTCGCTCGGCCTCGCACCCGCGGTGGTCGAGTCCATGTACGAGACTTTTGGCCGCCTGCATCGCGAGGGCCTGACCATCCTGCTGGCTGAGCAGTCGATCGAGCTCGCGCTGGAAGTCTCGGATTTCGCGACCGTGCTCCAGGTCGGCAAGAGCGTGCTGTCAGGCACGGCCGCAGCGCTCGCGGAGGATCCGCAGGTGCAGAAGGCCTATCTCGGAGTCGGGTGA